Proteins encoded in a region of the Pseudomonas sp. PDNC002 genome:
- a CDS encoding methyl-accepting chemotaxis protein: MIKSLKFSHKILLAASLVVFSAFALFTLYNDYLQRNAIREDLEDYLREMGDVSASNIQNWLSGRLLLIESTAQTLARDSSPEHLTGLLEQDTLRNTFNFTYLGQEDGAFTMRPNSAMPDGYDPRTRPWYKDAVAAGGTTLTEPYIDAATQQLIMTVATPARAGGKTLGVVGGDLGLQTLVQIINSLNFSGMGYAFLVSSDGKILVHPDKNLIMKSLSDVYPQNTPKIGGGFSEAELNGHTRILSFTQVKGLPSVNWYIGLSIDKDSAYSMLSKFRTSAIVAAAIAIVAILLLLGMLIRVLMQPLTTMGRAMEDIAQGEGDLTKRLKVASNDEFGVLGNAFNRFVERIHESIREVASTARSLHDVSQLVVNASNSSMSNSDEQANRTNSVAAAINELGAAAQEIARNAADASHHATDASHQAGDGRQVVEQTISAMNLLSDKISSACANIEALNSRTVNIGQILEVIKGISEQTNLLALNAAIEAARAGEAGRGFAVVADEVRNLAHRAQESAQQIQKMIEELQVGAREAVDTMTESQRYSLESVEIANLAGERLASVTHRIGEIDSMNQSVATATEEQTAVVDSLNMDITEINTLNQEGVENLQATLRACADLENQAGRLRHLVDSFRI; the protein is encoded by the coding sequence ATGATCAAGAGCCTGAAATTCAGCCATAAGATCCTTCTGGCCGCTTCGCTTGTTGTTTTCTCGGCATTCGCCCTCTTCACCCTCTACAACGACTACCTGCAGCGCAACGCGATCCGCGAGGACCTCGAGGATTACCTGCGGGAGATGGGCGATGTGAGCGCCAGCAATATCCAGAACTGGCTGAGCGGCCGGCTGCTGCTGATCGAAAGCACCGCCCAGACCCTCGCCCGCGACAGCTCCCCGGAACACCTCACCGGGCTGCTGGAGCAGGACACCCTGCGCAACACCTTCAACTTCACCTACCTGGGCCAGGAAGACGGCGCGTTCACCATGCGCCCCAACAGCGCCATGCCCGATGGTTACGACCCACGCACGCGCCCCTGGTACAAGGACGCCGTGGCTGCCGGTGGCACGACGCTGACCGAGCCCTACATCGACGCCGCCACGCAGCAGTTGATCATGACCGTCGCCACCCCGGCCCGCGCCGGCGGCAAGACCCTCGGCGTGGTCGGCGGCGACCTCGGCCTGCAGACCCTGGTGCAGATCATCAATTCGCTGAACTTCAGCGGCATGGGGTACGCCTTCCTGGTCAGCAGCGACGGCAAGATCCTGGTTCACCCGGACAAGAACCTCATCATGAAGTCCCTGTCCGACGTCTACCCGCAGAACACCCCGAAAATCGGCGGCGGCTTCAGCGAAGCCGAACTGAACGGGCATACGCGCATCCTCAGCTTCACCCAGGTGAAGGGCCTGCCGTCGGTGAACTGGTACATCGGCCTGTCCATCGACAAGGACTCCGCCTATTCGATGCTCAGCAAGTTCCGCACCTCGGCCATCGTCGCCGCGGCCATCGCCATCGTCGCCATCCTGCTCCTGCTGGGCATGCTGATCCGCGTGCTGATGCAGCCGCTGACCACCATGGGCCGCGCGATGGAAGACATCGCCCAGGGCGAAGGCGACCTGACCAAGCGCCTGAAGGTCGCCAGCAATGATGAGTTCGGCGTGCTCGGTAATGCCTTCAACCGCTTCGTCGAGCGTATTCACGAGTCGATCCGCGAAGTGGCCTCCACCGCGCGCAGCCTGCACGACGTCTCGCAGCTGGTGGTGAATGCCTCCAACTCGTCCATGAGCAACTCCGACGAGCAGGCCAACCGCACCAACAGCGTCGCCGCGGCGATCAACGAACTGGGCGCCGCCGCCCAGGAAATCGCCCGTAATGCCGCCGACGCCTCGCACCACGCCACCGACGCCTCGCACCAGGCCGGCGATGGCCGCCAGGTCGTCGAGCAGACCATCAGCGCGATGAACCTGCTGTCGGACAAGATCAGCTCGGCCTGCGCCAACATCGAGGCGCTGAACAGCCGCACGGTGAACATCGGGCAGATTCTCGAAGTGATCAAAGGCATCTCCGAGCAGACCAACCTGCTGGCCCTGAACGCCGCCATCGAGGCTGCCCGCGCCGGGGAAGCCGGTCGTGGCTTCGCGGTGGTCGCCGACGAAGTGCGCAACCTCGCCCACCGCGCGCAGGAGTCAGCCCAGCAGATTCAGAAGATGATCGAGGAGCTGCAGGTCGGTGCCCGCGAGGCCGTGGACACCATGACCGAAAGCCAGCGCTACAGCCTGGAAAGCGTGGAGATCGCCAACCTCGCCGGCGAGCGCCTGGCCAGCGTGACTCACCGTATCGGCGAGATCGACTCGATGAACCAGTCGGTCGCCACCGCCACCGAGGAACAGACCGCGGTGGTCGACTCGCTGAACATGGACATCACCGAGATCAATACGCTGAACCAGGAAGGCGTGGAAAACCTGCAGGCCACCCTGCGCGCCTGCGCCGACCTGGAGAACCAGGCCGGCCGCCTGCGCCATCTGGTGGACAGTTTCCGCATCTGA
- a CDS encoding methyl-accepting chemotaxis protein, giving the protein MLRSLSFAKKILLAASLVVTFAFACFILFNDFRQREAIHSDTESYLSEVGSLTASNIQSWLEGRIQLVEAEAAQLADGEPTPERIQHVLEQAVFQKNFESVYLGEAASGVFTMRPYAPMPDGYDPRTRGWYKDAVAAGRLIVTEPFLDAGTNEQILAMSMPVMRNGQLVGVAAGDMKLETITAIINSLKFDGDGYAFLVSDAGKILLHPDSSLIFKSLGEVYQQGAPKVQPGVQEVSIKGEEQLVSMTPVKGLPGVTWYVALVLNKDSAYAMLSDFRNTAIIATVIAIVAILFLLGMLIRVLMAPLTDMGRAMQDIAQGEGDLTKRLQVASNDEFGVLANAFNRFVERIHESIREVASTARSLHDVSQLVVNASNSSMSNSDEQANRTNSVAAAINELGAAAQEIARNAADASHHATDASHQAGDGRQVVEQTISAMNLLSDKISSACANIEALNSRTVNIGQILEVIKGISEQTNLLALNAAIEAARAGEAGRGFAVVADEVRNLAHRAQESAQEIQKMIEELQVGAREAVDTMTESQRYSLESVEIANRAGERLASVTHRIGEIDSMNQSVATATEEQTAVVDSLNMDITEINTLNQEGVENLQATLRACADLENQAGRLRHLVDSFRI; this is encoded by the coding sequence ATGCTTCGCTCGCTGTCCTTCGCCAAGAAGATTCTTCTGGCGGCCTCACTCGTGGTCACCTTCGCCTTCGCCTGTTTCATCCTCTTCAACGACTTCCGCCAGCGCGAAGCGATCCACTCCGACACCGAATCCTATCTGTCCGAAGTAGGCAGCCTGACCGCCAGCAACATCCAGAGCTGGCTGGAAGGCCGCATCCAGTTGGTGGAAGCCGAGGCCGCACAGTTGGCAGACGGCGAGCCGACGCCCGAGCGCATCCAGCACGTGCTGGAACAGGCGGTGTTCCAGAAGAACTTCGAATCGGTCTACCTGGGTGAAGCCGCCAGCGGCGTGTTCACCATGCGCCCCTATGCGCCGATGCCCGATGGCTACGACCCGCGCACCCGCGGCTGGTACAAGGATGCCGTGGCCGCCGGCCGGCTGATCGTCACCGAGCCCTTCCTGGATGCCGGCACCAACGAGCAGATCCTCGCCATGTCGATGCCGGTCATGCGCAACGGCCAACTGGTGGGTGTGGCCGCTGGCGACATGAAGCTGGAGACCATCACCGCGATCATCAACTCGCTGAAGTTCGACGGCGACGGCTATGCCTTCCTGGTCAGCGATGCCGGCAAGATCCTCCTGCACCCGGACAGCAGCCTGATCTTCAAATCCCTCGGCGAGGTCTACCAGCAAGGCGCACCGAAGGTGCAGCCGGGCGTGCAGGAAGTCAGCATCAAGGGTGAAGAGCAACTGGTCTCGATGACGCCGGTGAAAGGCCTGCCGGGAGTCACCTGGTACGTCGCCCTGGTGCTCAACAAGGACTCCGCCTACGCGATGCTGAGCGACTTCCGCAACACTGCCATCATCGCCACCGTGATCGCCATCGTCGCGATCCTCTTCCTGCTGGGCATGCTGATCCGCGTGCTGATGGCGCCGCTGACCGACATGGGCCGTGCCATGCAGGACATCGCCCAGGGCGAAGGCGATCTGACCAAGCGTCTGCAGGTCGCCAGCAACGACGAGTTCGGCGTACTGGCCAACGCCTTCAACCGCTTCGTCGAGCGTATCCACGAGTCGATCCGCGAAGTGGCCTCCACCGCGCGCAGCCTGCACGACGTCTCGCAGCTGGTGGTGAATGCCTCCAACTCGTCCATGAGCAACTCCGACGAGCAAGCCAATCGCACCAACAGCGTCGCTGCGGCGATCAACGAGCTGGGCGCCGCCGCCCAGGAAATCGCCCGTAACGCCGCCGACGCCTCGCACCACGCCACCGATGCCTCGCACCAGGCCGGCGATGGCCGCCAGGTCGTCGAGCAGACCATCAGCGCGATGAACCTGCTGTCGGACAAGATCAGCTCCGCCTGCGCCAACATCGAGGCACTGAACAGCCGCACGGTGAACATCGGGCAGATTCTGGAGGTGATCAAAGGCATCTCCGAGCAGACCAACCTGCTGGCCCTGAACGCCGCCATCGAAGCCGCCCGCGCCGGTGAAGCCGGTCGTGGCTTCGCGGTGGTCGCGGATGAAGTGCGCAACCTGGCGCACCGCGCCCAGGAATCCGCGCAGGAAATCCAGAAGATGATCGAAGAGCTGCAGGTCGGCGCCCGCGAAGCGGTGGACACCATGACCGAAAGCCAGCGCTACAGCCTGGAAAGCGTGGAGATCGCCAACCGTGCTGGCGAGCGCCTGGCCAGCGTGACTCACCGTATCGGCGAGATCGACTCGATGAACCAGTCGGTCGCCACCGCCACCGAGGAACAGACCGCGGTGGTCGACTCGCTGAACATGGACATCACCGAGATCAACACCCTGAACCAGGAAGGCGTGGAAAACCTGCAGGCTACCCTGCGCGCCTGTGCTGACCTGGAGAACCAGGCAGGCCGCCTGCGTCATCTGGTGGACAGCTTCCGCATCTGA
- a CDS encoding Flp family type IVb pilin, which translates to MERTIDSVKRLYSRLHAFLSDREGATAIEYAVIAGLISIAIVAAATPIGTKIGSLMSQVQTALGL; encoded by the coding sequence ATGGAACGCACGATCGACTCAGTGAAACGTCTCTACTCGCGGCTGCATGCCTTCCTGTCCGATCGGGAAGGCGCCACGGCCATCGAGTACGCGGTGATCGCCGGGCTCATCTCCATCGCGATCGTTGCCGCTGCCACTCCCATCGGCACCAAGATCGGATCGTTGATGAGCCAGGTGCAGACCGCACTGGGCCTGTAA
- a CDS encoding Flp family type IVb pilin, protein MKSKTSVKQLPKNILSKVNSFIRDREGATAIEYAVIAGLISIAVLTAATPIGTRIGALMTAIKTAIGA, encoded by the coding sequence ATGAAATCCAAAACCTCAGTAAAACAACTTCCGAAGAATATCCTCAGCAAAGTGAATTCTTTTATCCGCGATCGCGAAGGCGCAACCGCCATCGAATATGCGGTTATTGCGGGACTTATTTCCATCGCGGTACTTACCGCGGCAACTCCGATCGGCACCCGTATCGGAGCACTCATGACGGCGATCAAGACCGCCATCGGTGCATAA
- the cpaB gene encoding Flp pilus assembly protein CpaB translates to MNSKVLMVFAGLLLVCAGVVGYLGLKVGKPAAPAAGVVQEVAPAAVAEADKLQRTPVVVAARDLPALAVIGKDDLAVELLRTAPSGSFPKPEELIGQRVWVAVPAGSIISSSITEPGGPLARTIRPDERAMAIAVDEVIGGGGFVLPGDYVDVMLFVQDQQTGERNVSAQVVLPGVRVLTYGEQIAVAKDGQARNAGDPKDQTPRPPRTAVLAVPAEATSRLMLASQAGSLRLAVRSKDEKLYEKEQEGRYIQASLGMSGSQPITLEQLIGKPRPAPATRQVSAPAVSQGVVVYRGTEVTREAH, encoded by the coding sequence ATGAATAGCAAGGTGCTGATGGTATTCGCCGGGCTGTTGTTGGTATGCGCAGGGGTAGTGGGTTACCTCGGGCTCAAGGTCGGCAAGCCGGCCGCGCCGGCGGCGGGTGTGGTTCAGGAGGTGGCGCCGGCAGCGGTGGCCGAGGCCGACAAGCTGCAGCGGACCCCGGTGGTCGTGGCGGCGCGTGACCTGCCGGCGCTGGCGGTGATTGGCAAGGACGACCTCGCCGTCGAGCTGCTGCGCACCGCCCCCAGTGGCAGTTTCCCCAAACCTGAAGAGCTGATCGGCCAGCGCGTGTGGGTCGCGGTGCCGGCCGGCAGCATCATTTCCTCCTCCATCACCGAACCGGGCGGCCCGCTGGCGCGGACCATCCGCCCCGACGAACGCGCCATGGCCATCGCCGTAGACGAGGTCATCGGCGGCGGCGGGTTCGTCCTGCCGGGCGATTACGTCGACGTCATGCTCTTCGTCCAGGACCAGCAGACCGGCGAGCGCAATGTCAGCGCCCAGGTCGTGCTGCCCGGCGTCCGCGTGCTCACCTATGGCGAACAGATCGCCGTGGCGAAGGATGGCCAGGCCCGCAACGCCGGCGATCCCAAGGACCAGACGCCGCGCCCGCCGCGCACTGCCGTACTGGCCGTGCCAGCCGAGGCCACGTCGCGCCTGATGCTGGCCAGCCAGGCCGGCTCGTTGCGCCTGGCAGTGCGCAGCAAGGATGAAAAGCTGTACGAGAAGGAGCAGGAAGGACGCTACATCCAGGCCTCCCTGGGGATGAGCGGCAGCCAGCCGATCACCCTCGAACAACTGATCGGCAAGCCCCGCCCGGCACCCGCCACGCGCCAGGTTTCCGCGCCTGCGGTGAGCCAGGGCGTGGTGGTCTATCGCGGTACCGAAGTCACCCGTGAAGCACATTGA
- a CDS encoding type II and III secretion system protein family protein translates to MSKRFILSLTALLACTAHSAVQAVPSACAGLAGQQLNLDVEQGAQRDQQLPVPIKRLAIGDPNIADVQVLDKRDFLITGKAEGLTSLLIWTTCGDQPMRSVVRVGARAIGDVAGAAGGLAAGLPNQVQTDVRFVEVSRSKLKQASTSLVRQGSNTFVLGAPGSLSNIEVSPRGVLGDATTTMGGNGFNIIWGGGSSKWLGFINALEGSGFAYTLARPSLVATSGQSASFLAGGEFPIPVPNGDNDTITIEYKEFGVRLTLTPTVMNDKRISLKVAPEVSELDFTSGIRTNNIAVPALTVRRTDTSVMLADGESFVISGLISSNTISNIDKFPFLGNIPVLGALFRSSNLDKDDRELLMIVTPHLVQPLAANAALPTLPGEGLRNYDPGFGEFYFLEDGRFDRRKASSGMSR, encoded by the coding sequence ATGTCCAAGCGCTTCATTCTGTCCCTGACCGCTCTGCTGGCCTGCACCGCTCACTCCGCCGTGCAGGCGGTGCCGAGTGCCTGCGCGGGGCTCGCCGGACAACAGTTGAACCTCGACGTGGAGCAGGGCGCCCAGCGTGACCAGCAGCTCCCGGTACCGATCAAGCGCCTGGCCATCGGCGATCCGAACATCGCCGACGTGCAGGTGCTCGACAAGCGCGACTTCCTCATCACCGGCAAGGCCGAGGGGCTGACCAGCCTGCTGATCTGGACGACTTGCGGCGACCAGCCGATGCGCAGCGTAGTGCGTGTCGGCGCGCGCGCCATCGGTGATGTCGCTGGCGCAGCGGGCGGGCTGGCCGCCGGTCTGCCCAACCAGGTACAGACCGACGTGCGCTTCGTCGAGGTCAGCCGCAGCAAGCTCAAGCAGGCCAGCACCTCGCTGGTGCGCCAGGGTTCCAATACCTTCGTCCTCGGGGCTCCGGGAAGCCTGTCGAATATCGAGGTCAGCCCGCGCGGTGTGCTCGGCGATGCCACCACGACGATGGGCGGCAACGGCTTCAACATCATCTGGGGTGGCGGCAGCAGCAAATGGCTGGGCTTCATCAATGCACTGGAGGGCAGCGGCTTCGCCTACACCCTGGCACGGCCGAGCCTGGTGGCGACCAGCGGGCAGAGCGCGTCGTTCCTGGCGGGCGGCGAGTTCCCGATTCCGGTGCCCAACGGCGATAACGACACCATCACCATCGAGTACAAGGAATTCGGCGTGCGCCTGACCCTCACGCCGACGGTGATGAACGACAAGCGCATCTCCCTGAAGGTGGCGCCGGAAGTCAGCGAACTGGACTTCACCAGCGGCATCCGCACCAACAACATCGCGGTGCCGGCCCTGACCGTACGCCGCACCGATACCAGCGTGATGCTGGCCGACGGCGAGAGCTTCGTGATCAGCGGGCTGATCAGCAGCAACACCATCAGCAACATCGACAAGTTCCCGTTCCTGGGCAACATCCCGGTGCTCGGCGCCTTGTTCCGCTCCTCGAACCTGGACAAGGACGATCGCGAGCTGCTGATGATCGTCACCCCGCATCTGGTCCAGCCGCTGGCCGCCAACGCCGCGCTGCCCACCCTGCCGGGTGAAGGCCTGCGCAATTACGACCCCGGTTTCGGAGAGTTCTACTTCCTGGAAGACGGCCGGTTCGACCGGCGCAAGGCCAGCAGTGGGATGTCGCGCTGA
- the tadZ gene encoding type 4b pilus Flp biogenesis protein TadZ translates to MSQTFVALVQHPGEQEWLQSSLASCGQVVLANSGTLEELLALLDVTGATVLFTSLNKANLVAQSSLIEGLVSARPLLSVVAVGDGLDNQLVLAAMRAGARDFVTYGARASELSGLIRRLGGRLPTVPVSATQQGELISLISARPDADGAFVALHLALALQRQPEHRVLLVDIGLPTGEALAILGMEPSFTFADAMRNLRRLDQTLIDSAFTRHESGLRVLSLSDEPGALERVTTAELYLLLGNLRGAFSHIVINLTGIAEGELSGQLLMQANRVLWLVDQSVPSCKKGMERLRRLRERNPSLPRMELLVERYWPSVPPDAAALGKMFGLELFGVLPASPEARLRAKNLGQSLFDLSPRDPLTVKLRDLAEGLGAGVGERRGLFGWIGKAKAARP, encoded by the coding sequence ATGAGTCAGACGTTTGTGGCGCTGGTCCAGCACCCCGGAGAGCAGGAGTGGCTGCAGAGCAGCCTGGCCAGCTGCGGGCAGGTCGTGCTGGCCAACAGCGGTACCCTGGAGGAATTGCTGGCGCTGCTGGACGTCACCGGCGCCACCGTATTGTTCACCAGCCTGAACAAGGCCAACCTGGTGGCGCAGAGCTCGCTCATCGAAGGGTTGGTGTCCGCGCGGCCACTGCTTTCGGTGGTCGCCGTGGGCGATGGCCTGGACAACCAACTGGTGCTGGCGGCGATGCGCGCCGGCGCCCGCGACTTCGTCACCTATGGCGCCCGTGCCAGCGAGCTGAGCGGCCTGATCCGCCGCCTGGGCGGCCGTCTGCCCACGGTGCCGGTGAGTGCTACCCAGCAGGGCGAACTGATCAGCCTGATCAGCGCCCGCCCGGACGCCGACGGTGCCTTCGTCGCCCTGCACCTGGCGCTGGCGCTGCAACGCCAGCCTGAACACCGGGTGCTGCTGGTGGACATCGGCCTGCCCACCGGCGAGGCCCTGGCCATCCTCGGCATGGAGCCCTCGTTCACCTTCGCCGACGCGATGCGCAACCTGCGCCGCCTCGACCAGACGCTGATCGACAGCGCCTTCACCCGGCACGAATCCGGCCTGCGGGTGCTCAGCCTGTCCGACGAACCCGGCGCCCTGGAGCGGGTGACCACGGCGGAGCTGTACCTGCTGCTGGGCAATCTGCGCGGTGCGTTCAGTCATATCGTGATCAACCTCACCGGTATCGCCGAGGGCGAGCTCAGTGGCCAACTGCTGATGCAGGCCAACCGCGTGCTGTGGTTGGTGGACCAGAGCGTGCCGTCCTGCAAGAAAGGCATGGAACGCCTGCGTCGCCTGCGCGAGCGCAATCCCTCGCTGCCGCGCATGGAACTGCTGGTCGAGCGCTACTGGCCGTCGGTGCCGCCCGACGCGGCGGCGCTGGGCAAGATGTTCGGCCTGGAACTCTTCGGGGTGCTGCCGGCCTCGCCGGAGGCGCGCCTGCGGGCGAAGAACCTCGGGCAGAGCCTGTTCGACCTGTCGCCGCGCGATCCGCTGACGGTCAAGTTGCGTGACCTGGCGGAAGGCCTGGGCGCAGGTGTCGGCGAGCGCCGCGGGCTGTTCGGCTGGATCGGCAAGGCGAAGGCGGCGCGGCCATGA
- the tadA gene encoding type 4b pilus Flp biogenesis ATPase TadA codes for MSQLYNGGGSGHGGRHDQDLQSLKMRLHRYIIDEIDEDGMNLLEGARPAVAQYVSEKVCEYAARRQLAISRYELDRLAEEVVDELTGFGPLEILLRDPGISEILVNGPNRVFIEHEGRLYQSDLRFIDDHHVQRVIQRILAPLGRRLDESSPMVDARLPDGSRVNAIIPPVALDGPCLSIRKFSKELLKSGDLLAYQSVDEAMLAFLRQAVASRCNILISGGTGTGKTTLLNVMSSFIDERERIVTIEDTAELQLGHDHVVRLETRPPNAEGYGEVSARDLIRNALRMRPDRIILGEIRGVEVLDVLQAMNTGHDGSMSTVHANSAMDSLLRLEMLVGLTGQRVPEQTLRQMLCSALDIVVQITRLSNGRRCISEIIEVLEVRDGVYVTNSLFSLDRRGSGQFVRTAQPSGLKFRQVLM; via the coding sequence ATGAGCCAGCTCTACAACGGTGGTGGCAGCGGCCACGGCGGGCGTCACGATCAGGACCTGCAGTCCCTGAAGATGCGCCTGCACCGCTACATCATCGACGAGATCGACGAAGACGGCATGAACCTGCTCGAAGGCGCGCGTCCCGCGGTGGCGCAGTACGTCTCCGAAAAGGTCTGCGAGTATGCCGCGCGCCGCCAGCTGGCGATTTCCCGCTACGAGCTGGACCGCCTCGCCGAAGAGGTGGTGGACGAGCTGACCGGTTTCGGTCCGCTGGAGATCCTGCTGCGCGACCCCGGTATCTCGGAAATCCTGGTCAACGGGCCGAACCGTGTGTTCATCGAGCATGAGGGGCGCCTGTACCAGAGTGACCTGCGCTTCATCGACGACCATCATGTGCAGCGCGTCATCCAGCGCATCCTCGCGCCGCTGGGCCGGCGCCTGGATGAGTCCAGCCCGATGGTGGACGCGCGCCTGCCCGACGGCAGCCGGGTCAACGCGATCATCCCGCCGGTGGCGCTGGACGGCCCCTGCCTGTCGATCCGCAAATTCAGCAAGGAGCTGCTCAAGAGCGGCGACCTGCTGGCCTACCAGAGCGTCGACGAAGCCATGCTGGCGTTTCTCCGCCAGGCGGTGGCGAGCCGCTGCAACATCCTCATCAGCGGCGGCACCGGCACCGGCAAGACCACACTGCTCAATGTGATGAGCAGCTTCATCGACGAGCGCGAGCGCATCGTCACCATCGAGGACACCGCCGAGCTGCAACTGGGCCACGACCATGTGGTACGCCTGGAGACCCGTCCGCCGAACGCCGAAGGCTACGGCGAGGTCAGCGCCCGCGACCTGATCCGCAACGCCCTGCGGATGCGTCCGGACCGCATCATCCTTGGCGAGATCCGCGGCGTCGAAGTGCTCGACGTGCTGCAGGCGATGAACACCGGTCACGACGGCTCGATGAGCACCGTGCACGCCAACTCCGCGATGGATTCCCTGTTGCGCCTGGAGATGCTGGTCGGCCTCACCGGCCAGCGCGTGCCGGAGCAGACCCTGCGGCAGATGCTCTGCTCGGCGCTGGACATCGTGGTGCAGATCACCCGCCTGTCCAACGGCCGGCGTTGCATCAGCGAAATCATCGAAGTGCTGGAGGTGCGCGACGGTGTCTACGTCACCAACTCCCTGTTCAGCCTCGACCGGCGCGGCAGCGGGCAGTTTGTCCGCACGGCCCAGCCGAGCGGCCTGAAATTCCGCCAGGTGCTGATGTGA
- a CDS encoding type II secretion system F family protein translates to MNGALWLILASLSLAAVGVVLSAMSWRARHNEQVMRRLSGEPITQGGRGRSSHWLARRMRRAGIADMRGWLLGAGLAAVLLGLFGERIYGALGVLCGVGLAVLGFHFLLNVLYQRRLQKMIRQMPNFLDQVVRSLHSGRTLGDSIGQAVSSADDPLREIFSLVNNHVLLGISLPEALQEVAELYDVEELHVFSLGVAVNHRYGGNTTELLENIIKVIHEREKLSRQLRAMTGETRLSALVLAVLPISLGGYILFTNPGYLMNMWLDGGGRWMLLTSLGLQVLGVYTLWRMLKSI, encoded by the coding sequence GTGAACGGCGCGCTGTGGCTGATCCTGGCGAGTCTGTCGCTGGCGGCGGTCGGCGTCGTGCTCAGCGCCATGAGCTGGCGCGCGCGGCACAACGAGCAGGTGATGCGCCGGCTGAGCGGCGAGCCGATCACCCAGGGCGGCCGCGGGCGCAGCAGCCACTGGCTGGCGCGGCGCATGCGCCGTGCCGGCATCGCCGACATGCGCGGCTGGCTGCTGGGCGCCGGCCTCGCGGCGGTGCTGCTGGGATTGTTCGGGGAGCGCATCTACGGCGCTCTCGGTGTGCTGTGTGGCGTGGGCTTGGCGGTGCTGGGCTTCCACTTCCTGCTCAACGTCCTCTACCAGCGCCGGTTGCAGAAGATGATCCGGCAGATGCCCAACTTCCTCGACCAGGTGGTGCGCAGCCTGCACTCCGGCCGCACCCTGGGTGATTCCATCGGCCAGGCCGTCAGCAGCGCGGACGACCCGCTGCGGGAGATCTTCTCGCTGGTCAACAACCACGTACTGCTCGGTATCAGCCTGCCCGAGGCGCTGCAGGAAGTCGCCGAGCTGTACGACGTGGAGGAGCTGCACGTGTTCTCCCTGGGCGTTGCGGTGAACCATCGCTACGGCGGAAACACCACCGAGCTGCTGGAAAACATCATCAAGGTGATCCACGAGCGGGAAAAACTCAGCCGCCAACTGCGCGCCATGACCGGCGAGACGCGCCTGAGCGCCCTGGTGCTGGCGGTGCTGCCGATCAGCCTGGGCGGCTACATCCTGTTCACCAACCCGGGCTACCTGATGAACATGTGGCTCGACGGCGGCGGCCGCTGGATGCTGCTGACGTCCCTTGGGCTGCAGGTGCTGGGCGTCTACACGCTCTGGCGCATGCTCAAGAGCATATGA
- a CDS encoding type II secretion system F family protein, translated as MPLMYGLMALILLLAAILLMLSQSRAAGREQRLIEQRLGGDPLPRAGNRLAGFFDRLGGSGLGKRLHLRDEEVRVLLHQAGWGGSTPRSVYLLSLVVCPFLLMGIVVVYLAMPGNAGTSPVVPLLFAAGIGFLLPKRVLAYVAEKRRLRLAEEVILFIQLIRILFDSGLTVEQSLRVVCREGQNIVPVLASELETVLGHTDSGLDLAEELEQLSRRLVVSELTDCCNVLRQMVRQGGSARSSLQTLKQLFEDRRLTALQEKVSKLSAKMSLVMMVLLFPALLIILAGPGFLAITKAMGGMG; from the coding sequence ATGCCACTGATGTACGGCCTGATGGCGCTGATCCTGCTGCTGGCGGCGATTCTGCTGATGCTCTCGCAGAGCCGCGCGGCGGGGCGCGAACAACGCCTGATCGAGCAGCGCCTGGGTGGCGATCCGCTGCCACGCGCCGGCAACCGCCTGGCGGGCTTCTTCGATCGCCTGGGGGGCAGCGGCCTGGGCAAGCGCCTGCACCTGCGCGACGAGGAAGTCCGCGTGCTGTTGCACCAGGCCGGTTGGGGCGGCAGCACGCCGCGCAGCGTCTACCTGCTGTCGCTGGTCGTTTGCCCGTTCCTGCTGATGGGTATCGTCGTGGTGTACCTGGCGATGCCCGGCAACGCCGGCACCTCGCCGGTCGTGCCGCTGCTGTTCGCCGCGGGCATCGGCTTCCTGCTGCCCAAGCGCGTGCTGGCCTACGTCGCCGAGAAGCGCCGGCTGCGCCTGGCCGAGGAAGTGATCCTGTTCATCCAGCTGATCCGCATCCTCTTCGACTCCGGCCTCACCGTGGAGCAGAGCCTGCGCGTGGTCTGCCGGGAAGGGCAGAACATCGTCCCGGTCCTCGCCTCGGAGCTCGAGACGGTGCTGGGACATACCGACAGCGGCCTGGACCTGGCCGAAGAACTGGAGCAACTGAGCCGCCGCCTGGTGGTGAGCGAGCTGACCGACTGCTGCAACGTGCTGCGCCAGATGGTGCGCCAGGGCGGCAGCGCGCGCAGCTCGTTGCAGACGCTCAAGCAATTGTTCGAGGACCGCCGCCTGACTGCCTTGCAGGAAAAGGTCAGCAAGCTGTCGGCGAAGATGAGCCTGGTGATGATGGTGCTGTTGTTCCCGGCACTGCTGATCATCCTCGCCGGGCCCGGCTTCCTCGCCATTACCAAGGCCATGGGGGGTATGGGATGA